GCATGAGGTTGGCCGGCATCGGGCGGTACTCCTGGAACTCCATGGAGGCCGCCGCCCGGCCCTGGCTCATGCCGCGAAGGGTCGTGGTATAGCCGAACATCTCGCTCAGCGGGCACTCGCAGGTGATCTGGCGGATGCCCGAGCCGCGGTCCTCGGTGTCGATGATCATGCCCCGACGGCTCGAGATGTCGCCCGTGACGTTGCCGAAGAATTCCTCGGGGGTCACGATGACGACCTTCATGATCGGCTCGAGCAGCACGCTGCGGGCCTTGGAGACCGCCTCGCGGAGCGCCAGGCGGGCCGCCTGCTCGAAGGCCACCTGCGAACTGTCCACCTGGTGGTACGAGCCGTCGACCAGCTCGGCCTTGATGTTGATCAGCGGGTAGCCCGCCGTCACGCCGCTGGCGGCCGTCTGGCGGATGCCCGCCTCGACCGAGGGAATGAATTCCTTGGGGATCGAGCCGCCGACGATCTTGTTCTCGAAGGCCACGCCATCGACGAACTTGATGCCGTCCTCGTCGGCCTCTTCCTTGGTGTAGGGCCGCAGGTTGATGATCACGTCGCCGAACTGGCCGCGACCACCGGTCTGCTTGACGAACTTCCCGCGGACTTCCTTGGCCTCGCCCTGGATGGCCTCGCGGTAGCTCACGCGGGGCTTGCCCACCTGCACGCCGATCTTCATGTCGCGGGTGAGCTTGTTCTTGATGATCTCAAGGTGCAACTCGCCCATGCCGGCGATGATGGTCTGCCCGGTCTCTTCGTCGTAGTGGCTCTGGAAGCTGGGGTCCTCGCGGCGAATGGTCACCAGCGCCTCGGACAGCTTGCGCTTGTCGTCGCTGGTGTTGGGCTCGATGGACATCGAGATCACCGGATCGGGGAAGTCCATCCGCTCCAGCAGGATCGGGTTGGCCGGATCGCACAGCGTGTCGCCCGTGATCGAGTCCTTGATGCCGATGACCGCCACGATCGAGCCCGCGTGGGCACGGTCGAGCGCCTCGCGCGTCTTGGCCTGCATCTGGTAGATGCGGCTGACGATCTCCTTCTTCCCGTTACCGGGGTTCAGCACGCGGCTGCCCTTCTCGAGCGTGCCCGAGTAGATTCGCGTGTAGGTCAGGTCGCCGTGGCTGTCGGCCACCACCTTGAACACCAGGGCCGACAGCGGCGCCTTGGAATCGTGCGGACGCGAGAGCTTCTTCTCGGGGTCCTTGGGATCCACGCCCTGAACCTCGGGCACCTGCGTGGGGTTGGGCAGGTAGTCGATCACGCCGTCCAGCAGGCGCTGCACGCCGATGTTCTTCAGGGCCGAGCCGCAGAAGACCGGGTTGCATGCCAGGCTCAGCGTGCCCTTGCGCAGCGCCTGGCGGATGTCCTCGACCGTGATCGAGTTCTCGTCTTCCAGGTACTTCTCGGTCAGGTCGTCGTCCAGCGAACTGGCCGCGTCGACCAGTTCGTGGCGCCACTTCTCGGCCTCGGCCATCAGGCTCTCGGGGATGTCCTTTTCGGTCACCACAGCGCCCTGCTCGTTGGCGTCGAAGTAGTACGCACGCATGCCCAGCAGGTCGATGATGCCCTCGAGCTCGTTGCCCGCGCCGATGGGGATCTGCACCGCGATGGCATTGGCGCCCAGACGCTTCTTGATGGTGTTGAAGCTGAACTCGAAGTTCGCGCCGATCTTGTCCATCTTGTTGACGTAGCAGATGCGCGGCACGCGATACCGGTCGGCCTGACGCCACACCGTCTCGCTCTGGGCCTCCACGCCCTCCTTGCCGTCGAACACCGCCACCGCGCCGTCCAGCACGCGGAGCGAACGCTCCACTTCGATGGTGAAGTCCACGTGGCCCGGGGTGTCGATTAGGTTGATCTGGTAGTCAACATCGCTGCGCGTCCAGTGGCACGTCGTCGCGGCCGACTGGATCGTGATACCACGCTCCTGCTCTTCCTGCAGGAAGTCCATGGTCGCGGTGCCCTCGTGCACCTCGCCCAGCTTGTGGGTCTTGCCCGTGTAGAAGAGGATGCGCTCGGTGACGGTGGTCTTGCCCGCGTCGATGTGGGCGGCGATCCCGATGTTACGAACCCTGTTCAGCGGCATCTCGGCCATGGCGTCGTCCTCGCGTCCTCGGTCTGTTCGCCCGTCTCGGTGACGGTGCGAATAACGGATCAATCACCCATCAACTGGCCCAAGCACACGCCCGGGGTCGATGATCGGCTGCCCGCCAATGCGAAGCGGGCCCTGGTTATCTGGTACTCATCGGCCCCGGGGACTCGTCCCTTCAGGCCAATACCTCTTTCCCGAATCGTTCCGCCCACCACCGGAAGACCACCCGTGCTGCGACACCGTCAGTAGCGATGCCCAACACCCCGGGATCGGCCGACCCCTGGCGTGGCCTCGAACAGCACCCTGACCGCACACCATCACCACCGGCGGCCACGGAAGCCGTGGGCCGAAGCGTAATGCTAGAGCCCCACCGCCTTCCGTCAAGCGACATGCCCGCCTATCGACCCTCGAAATACGCCCGAAGTTCGGCCAGCTCGGCCTCGCTCAGCCCCGCGCCCAGCCGATCCAGCCGCATCCGTTCATGGGCCTGCAGCGCATTTTCTGCGCTGCGCCGGGCCAGGGTCTCCAGACCGGCCCGGCGGGCCAACCGGTACTGCCGGTACTTCAACTGAGGGCTGGCGGGGTTCAGCGCTTCGGCCTGTGCCAGCGCGTCGAGCACCGCAGTGGTCTGCGAGCCATCAGGATGCAGCGTCGCCAGCACCGTGGCCAGGTGTCCGTAGTTCTGGGCCGATGCCGGCGTCGCTTCGGTCGCTCGACGAGCCAACGCCAAGGCACGCTGGCCCGCGGGGTCATCGCCTGCCAGGGCCACCACGAGCCACGCCCTCGAAGCGGCCCGCAGGGTCGCACCGTCGGCCGGCGCTGCCTCCACTGCGCGATCCATCGCCTCGGCCGCCACCACCGCCGTCTGGCGCGAAAGCACGTTCATCGCCTCGGCCAGGCTGCCCGGCCGCACCGGCTGGCCAATCTCTGCTGAAAGCTGCTCGGCGACCGCCCGGAACACTCGCGGATCGCCGCCGCTGGCCTCGAGTCGGGCCCCGATTTCCGCGGGCCGGCGCGCCGCGGTAGCCGCGCTCATCACCGATCCCTGCCACGCCCAGAGCCCCGGCAGCGTCAGCACGGCAACCACCAGCGCCATCACAGACGGAACGACGCCGATCGCGCGACCGCCCCAACCGGCAGACGATTCGGCGGGCGCGTCGGACGTCCGATCTCGTGCGAACGCCAAGCCCAGCCACGCCGCCCAGAGCGATGCCGAGCCCACCAGCACGGGCGTCATCTCGATCTGGCCGTGGGCAATGAGCAGCAGCCCGGCCGCCCCGGCGCCGAGCAACAGCCCCCTCGTCCGAGCGTGCCACGCCGCCCAGGCCAACGCCGCCCAGCCCGCCAATCCCGCGACCCAGGCGATGGCAAGGCCCGGCGTCAACCCCCCGATGGACTCCAACTCGAACCGCACGCCGATGACCACGGCGATGGCCGGCCCGGCGATGAGCGTCAGCCGCGGCAAGGCTCCGGACGCCTCGTCGGCATCGGCATCGCCCGCCCCCGCGAGCACCCGGCAGGCGCAACGCCACGCCGCGAGGAGCACCAGGCACAGCACCACCGCGCCGATGGCCAGGCCCATGGTCGCTAGCGCGTCGAACACCACGCTGTGCGGACTGGCGGCATTCTCGGGGCTGATGGGGTTCTTCGCCAGGGCGTACGCGTCTTTGAATCCGCCCGGCCCAACGCCCAGCAGCGGGTTGTCCATCGCGATCCGCGCCGAGGCTTCTACATAGAACCAGCGGAACAGCAGGCTGAGTTCGCCCACGGCCTCGCCCACCATGCCCCGTGCAACCAACGTCAGGATGGGGCCGAGGACGACCAGCCCGGCAAGCACGCCGGCAATGCGCGCCCGAACGCGGCCTCGTCGCCACGCCTGAGGGGCGAACCACCCCATCGCCACGATCGCAAGCCCCAGCACGCCGGCGGTCATGGCGCCCTTGCTGCCGCCGAAGACCACCAGACCCAGTGCCACCAGTGCTCCCAGCCCGGCAACGACCGCCACGGCCTTGCGCGACGAGACGGCGATGGCTGCCAGCAGCACCCCGCCCGCCGCCAGGAACGACGCAACCACGTTCGAGAAGCCGATCCAGCCGGTGATCTCGGGCTGGCGAAGGCGCCGCTCGAAGGCTCGGGCCCCCGAGGTGCCCGGCTCGAGCCCCTGGGCGGCCAGCATCCGCACTTGATCGGCCTCGAACTGGGCGACGGTCGCCGGGTGCTCCACGAGAACCTGCACCAGGCCCTTGGCGACGAACATCGCCGTCAGCCCGGCCAGCAGGGCCACGACGGCGCGCCGCGTGCGGGCATCGGCGCAACCCCGGGCAATGCATCCGGCTCCGGCCAGCGCGGCGATCCACGCGAGGGCGGGGGTGAGGTCGCTGGGCCTGGGGCCATCGGGAAGGCCGTGGTAGAGCCCGACCACCGCGATCAGCACCAGCCCGGCGGCCCAGAGCACCCACGGCTTCCATCGCACGGGTGGCGCCAGGAGCAGCACGAGACCGGCCAGCAGGAGCGTCAGCACGTCCATGAGCGCTGCCTCGCGCGGGCCGAAGGCGCCGGCCGGCGCCGCGACGGTGTAGGGGTCGAGCCCCCAGCCGGGCATGGGGTCGAACGCCAGCAGGGCGCGCACGCACGCGAGCAGGGCGACGATGATGGTCAGGCCGTGGATCAGCCCGGCCGTGCGTTCGCGGCTATCCATGCGCGCCGCCCCTGGGCCCCGTCCTGGGCCAGAACTCCAGCACGCCCAGCACCGCCATGAGCACCACCGCCTGCACGCCGATGATGATCGCCCCCGTGGCGTTCACGGTGAGCAGCAGCAGCCCCGACGCCCCGGCGATCATGCCGAAGGCCCAGAGCACCAGCACCGCGCCTCGCCTGCCGAGCCCCCGATCCGCGATGCGGTGGCTGACGTGCTGGAGGTCGCCCACCAGCGGGCTCTTGCCCTGGCTCAACCGCAAGCCCACCACCGTCGTCAGGTCGTACAGCGGCACGGCCAGTACGAGCAGTGGCAGCAGGACCCCCCACCACTGATGCGCATCGCCGCTGATGTACGTGCCTCGCGCGCTGAGGAAGCCGAGCACGAACCCCAGCACCAGCGACCCGCCGTCGCCCATGAAGACGCGGGCATTCGGAAAGTTGTGCGGCAGGAAGCCCAGGCACGCGCCCACCACGCACGCGCTCA
This window of the Phycisphaerales bacterium genome carries:
- the fusA gene encoding elongation factor G, with product MAEMPLNRVRNIGIAAHIDAGKTTVTERILFYTGKTHKLGEVHEGTATMDFLQEEQERGITIQSAATTCHWTRSDVDYQINLIDTPGHVDFTIEVERSLRVLDGAVAVFDGKEGVEAQSETVWRQADRYRVPRICYVNKMDKIGANFEFSFNTIKKRLGANAIAVQIPIGAGNELEGIIDLLGMRAYYFDANEQGAVVTEKDIPESLMAEAEKWRHELVDAASSLDDDLTEKYLEDENSITVEDIRQALRKGTLSLACNPVFCGSALKNIGVQRLLDGVIDYLPNPTQVPEVQGVDPKDPEKKLSRPHDSKAPLSALVFKVVADSHGDLTYTRIYSGTLEKGSRVLNPGNGKKEIVSRIYQMQAKTREALDRAHAGSIVAVIGIKDSITGDTLCDPANPILLERMDFPDPVISMSIEPNTSDDKRKLSEALVTIRREDPSFQSHYDEETGQTIIAGMGELHLEIIKNKLTRDMKIGVQVGKPRVSYREAIQGEAKEVRGKFVKQTGGRGQFGDVIINLRPYTKEEADEDGIKFVDGVAFENKIVGGSIPKEFIPSVEAGIRQTAASGVTAGYPLINIKAELVDGSYHQVDSSQVAFEQAARLALREAVSKARSVLLEPIMKVVIVTPEEFFGNVTGDISSRRGMIIDTEDRGSGIRQITCECPLSEMFGYTTTLRGMSQGRAAASMEFQEYRPMPANLMQEVIAAD
- a CDS encoding O-antigen ligase family protein is translated as MDSRERTAGLIHGLTIIVALLACVRALLAFDPMPGWGLDPYTVAAPAGAFGPREAALMDVLTLLLAGLVLLLAPPVRWKPWVLWAAGLVLIAVVGLYHGLPDGPRPSDLTPALAWIAALAGAGCIARGCADARTRRAVVALLAGLTAMFVAKGLVQVLVEHPATVAQFEADQVRMLAAQGLEPGTSGARAFERRLRQPEITGWIGFSNVVASFLAAGGVLLAAIAVSSRKAVAVVAGLGALVALGLVVFGGSKGAMTAGVLGLAIVAMGWFAPQAWRRGRVRARIAGVLAGLVVLGPILTLVARGMVGEAVGELSLLFRWFYVEASARIAMDNPLLGVGPGGFKDAYALAKNPISPENAASPHSVVFDALATMGLAIGAVVLCLVLLAAWRCACRVLAGAGDADADEASGALPRLTLIAGPAIAVVIGVRFELESIGGLTPGLAIAWVAGLAGWAALAWAAWHARTRGLLLGAGAAGLLLIAHGQIEMTPVLVGSASLWAAWLGLAFARDRTSDAPAESSAGWGGRAIGVVPSVMALVVAVLTLPGLWAWQGSVMSAATAARRPAEIGARLEASGGDPRVFRAVAEQLSAEIGQPVRPGSLAEAMNVLSRQTAVVAAEAMDRAVEAAPADGATLRAASRAWLVVALAGDDPAGQRALALARRATEATPASAQNYGHLATVLATLHPDGSQTTAVLDALAQAEALNPASPQLKYRQYRLARRAGLETLARRSAENALQAHERMRLDRLGAGLSEAELAELRAYFEGR